The Elgaria multicarinata webbii isolate HBS135686 ecotype San Diego chromosome 1, rElgMul1.1.pri, whole genome shotgun sequence genome has a window encoding:
- the GTF2B gene encoding transcription initiation factor IIB, which produces MASTSRLDVLPRVTCPNHPDSILVEDYRAGDMICPECGLVVGDRVIDVGSEWRTFSNDKATKDPSRVGDTQNPLLSDGDLTTMIGKGTGAASFDEFGNSKYQNRRTMSSSDRAIMNAFKEIASMADRINLPRNIVDRTNNLFKQVYEQKSLKGRSNDAIASACLYIACRQEGVPRTFKEICAVSRISKKEIGRCFKLILKALETSVDLITTGDFMSRFCSNLGLPKQVQMAATHIARQAVELDLVPGRSPISVAAAAIYMASQASAEKRTQKEIGDIAGVADVTIRQSYRLIYPRAPDLFPADFKFDTPVDKLPQL; this is translated from the exons ATGGCGTCGACGAGCCG CTTGGATGTGCTGCCAAGAGTGACTTGTCCAAACCATCCAGATTCCATTTTGGTGGAAGATTACAGAGCTGGAGACATGATCTGCCCAGAATGTGGACTAGTAGTAG GTGACAGAGTCATAGATGTAGGGTCAGAATGGCGGACGTTCAGCAATGACAAAGCAACCAAAGACCCATCCCGAGTTGGAGACACCCAGAATCCTCTTCTAAGTGATGGAGACTTGACTACAATGATTGGCAAG GGCACAGGTGCAGCCAGTTTTGATGAATTTGGGAATTCAAAATATCAAAACCGCAGGACTATGAGCAGCTCTGATCGTGCAATTATGAACGCATTTAAAGAAATTGCTAGCATGGCAGACAGAATCAACCTCCCCCGAAATATAGTT GATCGAACAAATAATTTATTCAAGCAAGTATATGAGCAGAAGAGCCTGAAGGGAAGAAGTAACGATGCCATTGCCTCTGCTTGTCTCTACATTGCCTGCAGACAAGAGGGTGTTCCTAGAACATTTAAAG AAATATGTGCTGTATCCAGAATCTCCAAAAAGGAAATTGGCCGGTGTTTTAAGCTCATCTTGAAAGCCTTGGAAACTAGTGTGGATTTGATCACAACTGGAGATTTCATGTCCAGATTTTGTTCAAACCTGGGTCTTCCTAAACAAGTCCAGATGGCAGCGACACACATTGCACGTCAAGCTGTGGAATTAGACTTGGTTCCTGGGCGGAGTCCCATCTCAGTTGCAGCTGCAGCCATTTATATGGCTTCCCAAGCCTCAGCGGAGAAGAGGACTCAGAAAG AAATTGGAGACATTGCCGGTGTAGCTGATGTTACAATCAGACAGTCATATAGGCTGATTTATCCACGGGCTCCAGATCTTTTCCCAGCAGATTTCAAATTTGACACCCCAGTGGACAAACTGCCACAGCTGTGA